gaacaaaaaaagaggaaaaatatCCATGTTGGTATGTGCGATCATTTTGGTTAGTAGTCTGTTAGGTTACAGTTTGTAGCCAAACAAAGCGCACATATGTCTACACTTTTGTACAACAACTAATATTAGTTCCACATGACATAGTTTATCAAGTCAAACAAAAAGCCTGAGTTGAGACCCTCTAGAGTTTCCAAAAGTGGGATACATACCGGTTTTACGGCAATGTTGTTTGTGTGATACTATCACTTATCGAAAAGCTTAGAGAACGGACGTTCTCCCCATAATCTCCTATCGCGACTTCCTGCAACGTTGCGCAATATAGACGCCCCACGTTGTAGTGGCGTACGTTCATTATTTATTTATCTCTTGTCCTTTACACGAGGTGCAtgattattttttcatgaattttgcAAGTTAGTAAGACATATAATTCCTTGCATCCACATACATGGTTTATTTTAAAGAAAACATGCCTTTTATGGCACGTGTGACGGcattatttttgttccttttttttgAAGTATTATTTTTGTTCCTTTTACGTTACAAATGGTGCTAACTTAGCAATGCCACATACATTGTATGATGATCGATGCCGTGGAAGAGATATAGACAAAAACATATATGTTATTTGTTTTCTCTTACCTAAGAGATGATCTCTTCAGTTGAAAGACAAGACAACTCACGTCATTGTATGAGATGCTACCTTTTCATTACATCTTTTTTTGCGAGAATCTTTTCATCACATCTTGTCTTAACTAATTTTAAGCATCACATACTTGTACATGCCTTGGCGCGTTAATTGTTTCTAGATGACACGGAACGTATAAGAGAACACCATCTTGTCATGCCCTGATCTGATATGAGATATTTAGATGCTTGTGCTGTTGTACACTGGGAGTCACGTAGGGATTTGAgtctcttatattatgggatataGAGTGAGTATTAGGTACTAACAACGCCTGCATGCAGGTTTAGTTATTCCTCAGAATGGAGCAACGACAGTCTAGGGGGCTTTTTCTCGTGAAGGTTCCATCTCTGATCTCTCAACGAGGCTGGCCTATAAATAGGCGTTCCCATACTGCTCATCCTCGCCAACCTCGAGATCTGAGAGATCTTGATCGACCTGCAGGAAGAATCTGTGGAGCTCGATGGACAGCAGGAGGGAGTCCGCGGAGACCCTGAGGTAACAAAACGTTGAGAAACACCATTTTTTCTTGGCTAACTTCGTTGATAACCCCAGTTTAAGTCCACTTTCGATGCTTGCCTAACTGAAGCATGTCTGTGTGTGTACCAGGAACAAGTGCTCGGCGTGCTTCCGGCAGTACAACAAGATGGAGCACCTTGTGGAGCACATGAAGGTGTCGTATCACTCGGTCCACGAGCCCAAGTGCGGCGCCTGCAGGAAGCACTGCCGCTCCTTCGAGTCCCTCAGGGAGCACCTCATCGGTAAGCTACCAAACACATATCGATCTCTAGCTGCAAACATCTCTAGCTATGGCATCAACAGCAGCTGAACTGAACGCCGCTCCTTGTGATCTTGATCTTGGAAATGAAGGTCCGCTGCCCAAGGCGGAATGCGCGCGCGTCTTCAGCGCCCGGGGCTGCGGCATCTGCCTCAACATCTTCGATAGCCCTGCCGCCGCCAGATATCACCGTCAAGCCTGCCAGTACTCCCGCGCTGCTCCGGTAATTCATGTTCTCCATTCCGTTCAATCGCCACCATCGACCTCTTCTTAACATGCATGGATGCTAGAGCTCCCGGCCAACTTTTCACAGAAATGTTGGCGAGAGAGCAGAAATCAGAATCTGATGTCTCTCTTCTCCCTCACTTCTTTTTTCTCAGATGCCAAAGGGTGGCGCAGGTGGGCGTGCGGTTGCCATGGCCTGCAAGATGGTCGGAGGAGGGAGCGACGGCTCTGTGGACCTCTGCGCAAGAGTGTGCCTTATTGGAGAAGATGAGAACGTCATCTTCCAGACCTATGTAAAACCTACAGCTCCGGTCACAAACTACAGGTAGCTCACCTTGGAATCCATTACCAGTACTGCTTACTAGCTATACAAGGATCAACTAGATGGATTGTTTTCTGAAGTGCAAAAGATGAAGCTGACCATTTGGCTCTTCAGGTATGAGGTTACTGGGATAAGGCCCGAGTACCTGAGGGATGCAATGCCACTGAAACTTGTGCAGAGGAGGATCCAGGACATCCTGTGCAACGGGGAGCCGCTGTGGAAGATACGGCCGAGGAGCTATGGAAGGGCAAGGATCCTTGTTGGGCATATCGTGGACCATGACCTCGAGCGCCTAGGTTTGGAGTACCCAGCATTCATGATCAGGTACAGATCATTGCTCAGTGAGCTATAGTTTGTTCCTGCTATCTCTTCCTTAATTGCCTCGAAATTTTACTATTTTCTTAACATAATTTATCCATGGACGTGCAGGGACACCGCAAAGTACCCACCGCTGATGAAAACCAGCAAGCTGAGCAATACCCTGAAGTACCTCACACAAGCATATCTTGGGTATGTCACTTGATAACTGAGCTATAAAACAAACACTCTGAACCCTTTGGTCATTGCCTAATCCTCAAGGGATTGCCCTTCTATCCGGTTGTAGGTATGATGTCCATACTGGCATTCAGGATCCATACGAGGACTGCGTCGCGGCGATGAGGCTATATATCAGGATGAGATCACAAGCTCACCCGAGAGACTACGCCTCCGGTTCAGGGGAGGTGCAGAATAACTACCCGGCCTGGAGGCAGAGGGAGATGGAGAGGATGAGCCCAGAAGAACTCCTGGCACTTTCAGGATCAGACTACTACTGCTGGTGCCTGGACCCCTAGACTGATGATGAGCTAAAGAGAACAAGGCAGGGCTGGCCGACTGATGTTGGTTTGGTCATATTCCATCCGTAGTAATACCGACTACGTATGTCTAATTATCTTTGGACTTATGTATGGTGGGATTGAGTATAATATTGGTGATCAAGAGTTGTATGAGTCATATTTAAGAGCAATGATATATAGTAAGAGGCTTTCTACTTTGCTTTATGTATCTAGAAAATGACAAGCCCAGCTCAATAGCTACACAACACAGAGGCAGATAAACAGGCCTATAACAATGTTATACATATATAATGAAGGTACATTTTGTACAGCTTGTCAGACTATGTCAGTGTCAACATACATCATACCGCAGAAGATCATACCTGTGTAAATCAGTGATGATCTTGTATGTGCACAACTATA
Above is a window of Triticum aestivum cultivar Chinese Spring chromosome 6B, IWGSC CS RefSeq v2.1, whole genome shotgun sequence DNA encoding:
- the LOC123134393 gene encoding RNA exonuclease 4, with protein sequence MDSRRESAETLRNKCSACFRQYNKMEHLVEHMKVSYHSVHEPKCGACRKHCRSFESLREHLIGPLPKAECARVFSARGCGICLNIFDSPAAARYHRQACQYSRAAPMPKGGAGGRAVAMACKMVGGGSDGSVDLCARVCLIGEDENVIFQTYVKPTAPVTNYRYEVTGIRPEYLRDAMPLKLVQRRIQDILCNGEPLWKIRPRSYGRARILVGHIVDHDLERLGLEYPAFMIRDTAKYPPLMKTSKLSNTLKYLTQAYLGYDVHTGIQDPYEDCVAAMRLYIRMRSQAHPRDYASGSGEVQNNYPAWRQREMERMSPEELLALSGSDYYCWCLDP